A single window of Nocardioides baekrokdamisoli DNA harbors:
- a CDS encoding FecCD family ABC transporter permease, whose amino-acid sequence MSTGLTEPRDRGRWRVRISAAVVLGVLVGVVVLAACIGPVRIPASEVVSSISAHLFGTKSSTSPIDDAVIWDLRLPRIVLAALVGAMLSVSGAAYQGVLRNTLADPYLLGVAAGGGLGATVAIVLGVNGTLWLPLAAFVGSLGAVVMTYVIATSGSERGDRSVIILAGVAVAAMLTAIQTFLQQQHTDEIRQIYNWLLGSFSVATWGDVGLAAPYIVVSIVILMAHRRILDVLRVGADEAGTLGLHPTRTRLLIVGAATLGTAAAVSVSGLIGFVGIIVPHAFRLATSASYRVLMPLAMIGGAAFMVLADLIGRTIEAPTEVPIGVVTALVGAPAFLVILRSRRGRGGAL is encoded by the coding sequence GTGTCGACCGGCCTGACCGAGCCTCGTGACCGGGGGCGTTGGCGCGTACGCATCAGCGCCGCCGTGGTCCTCGGCGTCCTGGTTGGTGTGGTCGTCCTCGCAGCCTGCATCGGTCCGGTACGGATCCCCGCGTCGGAGGTCGTGAGTTCCATCTCGGCCCACCTGTTCGGTACGAAGTCCTCGACGTCGCCGATCGACGACGCGGTGATCTGGGACCTCCGGCTGCCGCGGATCGTGCTCGCCGCGCTCGTCGGCGCCATGCTCTCGGTGAGTGGGGCCGCGTACCAGGGCGTCTTGCGCAACACGCTCGCCGATCCGTACCTGCTCGGCGTCGCCGCCGGTGGTGGCCTCGGTGCGACGGTGGCGATCGTGCTGGGCGTCAACGGCACCCTGTGGCTGCCGCTCGCCGCCTTCGTGGGGTCGTTGGGTGCCGTGGTCATGACGTACGTGATCGCCACCTCCGGCAGCGAGCGCGGTGACCGGTCGGTCATCATCCTCGCCGGCGTCGCGGTCGCCGCCATGCTCACCGCGATCCAGACCTTCCTCCAGCAACAGCACACCGACGAGATCCGCCAGATCTACAACTGGTTGCTCGGCAGCTTCTCCGTCGCGACCTGGGGTGACGTCGGTCTGGCCGCGCCGTACATCGTCGTCAGCATCGTGATCCTGATGGCGCACCGGCGCATCCTCGACGTGCTCCGCGTCGGAGCCGACGAGGCCGGCACCCTCGGGTTGCACCCGACCCGTACCCGGCTGCTCATCGTCGGCGCCGCCACCCTCGGGACGGCCGCCGCGGTCTCGGTGAGCGGCCTGATCGGTTTCGTCGGGATCATCGTTCCGCACGCGTTCCGGCTCGCGACCAGCGCCAGCTATCGCGTCCTGATGCCACTCGCGATGATTGGCGGAGCAGCCTTCATGGTGCTGGCGGACCTGATCGGCCGGACCATCGAGGCGCCCACTGAAGTGCCGATCGGCGTCGTGACGGCGCTCGTGGGTGCACCGGCCTTCTTGGTGATCCTGCGCTCCCGGCGTGGTCGCGGAGGCGCGTTGTGA
- a CDS encoding ABC transporter ATP-binding protein, producing MTALIFDGVTVRYGRSVPAVGGVDLVVQEGHWTGLIGPNGAGKSSLLRAATGLVPHTGTIAVASGVLRGLSWRERARQIAYVPQQPELPAEMSVLDYVLLGRTPHISYLGRESAHDRQVCLDLLERIGMSPFAERPLGTLSGGEVQRVVIARALAQEAPVLLLDEPTSALDIGRRVEALELVDGLRRERGLTVLSVLHDLTLASQFADSLALLVEGRVIAAGAPPDVCRPEVLQTAFGAAVGVLTDGDGRLLVVPQRSMPPRAESVSDQPVPSAPPG from the coding sequence GTGACGGCGCTGATCTTCGACGGCGTGACCGTTCGGTACGGCCGGAGCGTGCCAGCCGTCGGCGGCGTGGACCTCGTCGTCCAGGAGGGCCACTGGACCGGCCTGATCGGGCCCAATGGGGCGGGCAAGTCCAGCCTGCTGCGCGCTGCGACCGGCCTGGTGCCGCATACCGGCACCATTGCTGTGGCCAGCGGCGTACTCCGGGGCCTCTCGTGGCGCGAGCGTGCCCGCCAGATCGCGTACGTACCTCAGCAGCCCGAACTGCCGGCGGAGATGTCGGTGCTGGACTACGTCCTCCTCGGCCGCACTCCGCACATCAGCTATCTCGGCCGCGAGTCTGCTCATGACCGTCAGGTGTGCCTGGACCTCCTCGAGCGGATCGGGATGAGCCCGTTCGCCGAGCGACCGTTGGGCACCCTGTCCGGCGGTGAGGTCCAGCGAGTCGTGATCGCACGGGCGCTGGCGCAGGAGGCACCGGTGCTGCTGTTGGACGAGCCGACCAGCGCGCTGGACATCGGGCGCCGGGTGGAGGCACTCGAGTTGGTCGACGGCCTGCGTCGGGAGCGTGGACTGACGGTGCTCAGCGTGCTGCACGACCTGACCCTGGCCAGTCAGTTCGCCGATTCACTCGCACTGTTGGTCGAGGGCCGGGTCATCGCGGCCGGGGCGCCGCCAGACGTGTGTCGACCCGAGGTGCTGCAGACGGCGTTCGGCGCGGCAGTGGGTGTCCTCACCGATGGTGACGGGCGGCTCCTCGTGGTCCCGCAGCGGTCGATGCCGCCGCGCGCCGAGAGTGTCAGCGATCAGCCCGTGCCTTCTGCTCCACCTGGGTGA
- a CDS encoding alpha/beta fold hydrolase, with the protein MSTPRAISESTVAFRDVLSDDGTLLRAWTNDPDGVIDGPTVLLCNGLATSAWAWPALLNTDCGVRVVSWNHRGTSGSDRPSDPNRVGVQYFVEDALSVMDAYGLIKPVIMGWSIGVDTMFELAAIHPERVAGLFAVAGVPGDPFSTTLGPLHLPRPIARLVAQSMARGMWLGGKALSPIASHLAIGPRVIEALSHTGLIFKVPDPELAAVAFREFLANPVEWYFHIALRSSEHNRVSLRRIRVPAMFVAGRWDLIAGSRHMATAAARVPDGTFVQVNASHFVQMEQPELVHRLLQDFLTQVEQKARADR; encoded by the coding sequence ATGTCGACGCCCCGTGCCATCTCAGAGTCAACCGTTGCGTTCCGCGACGTGTTGTCCGATGACGGCACTCTCCTGCGCGCGTGGACCAACGACCCCGACGGCGTGATCGACGGCCCGACCGTGCTCCTGTGCAACGGTCTGGCGACGTCCGCCTGGGCCTGGCCGGCCCTGCTGAACACCGACTGCGGCGTACGCGTGGTGTCCTGGAACCACCGCGGCACCTCCGGCAGCGACCGCCCGTCGGACCCCAACCGGGTCGGTGTGCAGTACTTCGTCGAGGACGCCCTGTCCGTCATGGACGCGTACGGCCTGATCAAGCCGGTCATCATGGGCTGGTCGATCGGTGTCGACACGATGTTCGAGCTCGCCGCGATCCATCCGGAGCGGGTGGCCGGGCTGTTCGCGGTCGCGGGGGTCCCGGGCGATCCGTTCTCCACGACTCTCGGCCCCCTGCACCTGCCGCGCCCGATCGCACGGCTGGTCGCGCAGAGCATGGCCCGCGGGATGTGGCTCGGCGGCAAGGCCCTGAGCCCGATCGCCTCGCATCTGGCCATCGGTCCGCGCGTCATCGAGGCCCTGTCGCACACCGGCCTGATCTTCAAGGTGCCCGACCCGGAACTGGCCGCGGTCGCGTTCCGGGAGTTCCTCGCCAACCCGGTCGAGTGGTACTTCCACATCGCGCTGCGCAGCTCCGAGCACAACCGGGTCTCGCTGCGCCGGATCCGCGTTCCGGCGATGTTTGTCGCCGGTCGTTGGGACCTGATCGCCGGATCGCGTCACATGGCCACAGCGGCGGCGCGCGTGCCGGACGGCACGTTCGTCCAGGTCAATGCGTCGCACTTCGTACAGATGGAGCAGCCCGAGCTCGTCCACCGCCTGCTGCAGGACTTCCTCACCCAGGTGGAGCAGAAGGCACGGGCTGATCGCTGA